The following are from one region of the Candidatus Eremiobacterota bacterium genome:
- the hisF gene encoding imidazole glycerol phosphate synthase subunit HisF, translating to MLARRIVPCLDIKDGRVVKGVRFVDLSDAGDPVALARRYEAEGADELVFLDITATVEGRRATLDVVRAVARELTIPFAVGGGVRGVEDVNDLLRAGCDKVSMNSAAVRDPALIEAAARRFGAQCVVVAIDARRAPGVTPSGFEVVVDGGRTPTGRDAIGWASECERRGAGELLVTSIDRDGTRDGFDFPLTRAIRDACNLPVIASGGAGAIAHFVEVFREADADAALAASLFHYAELAIAEVKDALAAAGIVVRRDEVAV from the coding sequence GTGTTGGCTCGACGGATCGTCCCGTGTCTGGACATCAAGGACGGCCGAGTCGTCAAAGGCGTGCGCTTCGTCGATTTGAGCGACGCCGGCGATCCGGTCGCGCTCGCCCGCCGCTACGAGGCGGAAGGGGCGGACGAGCTGGTCTTTCTCGACATCACCGCGACGGTGGAAGGGCGCCGAGCAACGCTGGACGTCGTGCGCGCCGTCGCGCGCGAGCTGACGATTCCGTTCGCCGTCGGCGGCGGCGTGCGCGGGGTGGAAGACGTGAACGACTTGCTGCGCGCCGGCTGCGACAAGGTCAGCATGAACTCCGCCGCGGTGCGCGATCCGGCGCTGATCGAAGCGGCCGCGCGGCGCTTCGGCGCGCAGTGCGTCGTCGTCGCGATCGACGCGCGCCGCGCGCCCGGCGTGACGCCGTCCGGTTTCGAGGTGGTCGTCGACGGCGGCCGAACGCCGACCGGCCGCGACGCGATCGGCTGGGCGTCCGAATGCGAACGCCGCGGCGCCGGCGAGCTGCTCGTCACCTCGATCGACCGCGACGGCACGCGCGACGGCTTCGATTTCCCGCTGACGCGCGCGATCCGCGACGCGTGCAATTTGCCGGTGATCGCTTCGGGCGGCGCCGGCGCGATCGCGCACTTCGTCGAGGTCTTTCGCGAAGCTGACGCCGACGCCGCGCTCGCCGCCTCGCTGTTCCACTATGCCGAGCTCGCGATCGCCGAGGTGAAGGACGCGCTCGCCGCCGCCGGCATCGTCGTGCGCCGCGACGAGGTCGCCGTATGA